DNA from Candidatus Woesearchaeota archaeon:
TCGTGGAGCTCTATGCTGATCTCACTTTGGGTGTCAAGATAAGATAGCTTGTCAGGCTTCACCTTTTTTTCCATTATTACTATGCCCCGGTTGATTCTCTGGAAATCCTGTCCTGTGAGGTCCCTGTCGAGCTTAGCATGATATTCCTTCTTCAGCTCATATCTCGGATGCATTATCCTGTTCGCGAAATCCCCGTCATTTGTCAATAGGAGCAGCCCCTCGGTGTTGTAGTCCAGCCTGCCGATCGGGAATATCCTCTCTTTTGTCCTGATGAGGTCTGTTATCGTCTTCTTGTCTCTCTCAGCTTTGCCTTTTGCGAGTGTCACAAGATATCCTTTTGGTTTATTGAGCATCATGTATGTCTTTCTCGGAGCAGATAGGTCCTTTCCCTCGACGGTTATCCTGTCATGATCCTTGTCTGCCTTGTCTCCGAGCTTGATGGGCTTCCCATTGACAAGAACCTTCCCTCTCCCTATTAGCTCCTCAGCCTTTCTCCTTGAGCAATAGCCGAAATTCGAGATTATTTTCTGTATCCTCTCCATGATTTGATGATTGACCATCAAATATTTAAATATATTCAAAACAAGACACCTTCTGATGAAAGGCGGCAGGTCAGGGAAAGGCACAGCAGAAGCTCGGACAGAGAGCGCGGGATATGCCGCAGTCCTGACCGGCGACGGCTCTGTCACATTCAGGAACCCGTTCTTCAATGAGACTTATCACTCTGCTTCTGGTGCAGTTGAGGAGAGCATGAAGAAGTTCGTGGAGCCTTCGAACATCCCGGACATCATAAAGACCGCTGACAGGATATCCATTCTTGATGTATGCTTCGGTCTGGGTTATAATTCCTGCGCTGCTATTGATTTCATCCGGAACCATAATGAGGACATATCAATAGATATTGTCGGGCTTGAGAATGATCCCTTCCTGAAGAATATTGTTGGGTTGATCTATCCGCATCTGAAGCATTATCATCTCATCAGGGAGCTCTTTGCATCAAAGGACTGCATGATCAGGAAGGATAATATCTCTATCAGGATTGTATGGGGCGATGCTTTGAAGACCATCAAGAGCGTGAGGGGCATTTTTGACACTTGCTTCCTTGACCCTTTCTCTCCGAAAGTGTGCCCTCATCTCTGGAGCAAAGAGTTCCTCTCGGACATATCAGGGATGATGAAGAAGGGCGGAGTCCTTACAACTTATTCTTGCGCGGGTTCAGTCAGGAAGAATCTTGTCTCAGCCGGCTTCAAGGTCAGGGATGGCCCTTGCATCGGCAGGAGAGCTCCCAGCACCATCGCTGTTAAGCTTTGAGATTCAGCGCAAATATAAATCCAGGCAGATATATTTTTATATGGCGTCCCCTTATGGTGTTCCATGGAGCCAAAAAGGGTTGTCTATGGGAAACCCCCGATTAAGGATCTTCTTAAGCAGGGATACTCCCTTGTTGACATGCATACGCATACAAGATATTCTGACGGCCTGACCCCGTTGCATATATCTCTGAAGACAGCTGCGAAGAAAGGCATAGGGATCTCAATAACTGATCATCAGAACATAAGGGCATATAGGATGCTTAAGAATTATAGGTTCCAGAATCTTATCATTCCAGGTATAGAGATAAATACTGTTGAAGGCCCGCATATATTGCTGTATTTCTATGATGCAAAAGAGCTGGCTGAATATTTTGATAGGCATATCAGGAAAAATATCGGCAAGAATCCTAATGGGAGGACAAATATCAGTCTGATGCAGGTATTGCAGACTTCAGCCCCATATAATTGTCTCAGTTTTATTGCCCATCCTGCATCGCCGATATCCACTGATTTCCGGATATATCTGAAGAATAATCCAAATGTTCCTGATCTGATTGATGGCTACGAGGCGATTGGCGGTGCTCTGCCAAAACACTAT
Protein-coding regions in this window:
- a CDS encoding histidinol-phosphatase, translated to MEPKRVVYGKPPIKDLLKQGYSLVDMHTHTRYSDGLTPLHISLKTAAKKGIGISITDHQNIRAYRMLKNYRFQNLIIPGIEINTVEGPHILLYFYDAKELAEYFDRHIRKNIGKNPNGRTNISLMQVLQTSAPYNCLSFIAHPASPISTDFRIYLKNNPNVPDLIDGYEAIGGALPKHYIKCSMKMADNSGKCFVGGSDAHNKSEISNVITYSYADDVESFLNNIRKRQNYVMGRTCRITHRVKTTFSYIRHVRYMGTTLGSFKILYDNQMNYHVKPMLGRGISYAYTHIRDAPQKIREKINL
- a CDS encoding rRNA pseudouridine synthase — encoded protein: MERIQKIISNFGYCSRRKAEELIGRGKVLVNGKPIKLGDKADKDHDRITVEGKDLSAPRKTYMMLNKPKGYLVTLAKGKAERDKKTITDLIRTKERIFPIGRLDYNTEGLLLLTNDGDFANRIMHPRYELKKEYHAKLDRDLTGQDFQRINRGIVIMEKKVKPDKLSYLDTQSEISIELHEGMNRIVRRIFKQLDYEVLGLKRVKIGPLALDIKPGQTRYLTTKEVQDLMKLSRNEAINKKQQNK